From Erigeron canadensis isolate Cc75 chromosome 8, C_canadensis_v1, whole genome shotgun sequence, one genomic window encodes:
- the LOC122578621 gene encoding small RNA degrading nuclease 1 — MEKIEKATKEVLVDIVKLAQKRGMKGSNGGWKDFLAVYDKNGVSLSDPARRSEEALIGFLKTFTNADDLKFFEKVLENHESLEHIKKKSDKLSPEQELVYKTIGHPQYTLTYTFPVHEEGWLVTKSRKKNKATRSNTMIAVDCEMVLCEDGTEALVRVCVVDRDLQVKLDELVKPEKVVTDYRTHITGVAAKDLEKVTCSLQDVQISMMKLLSRGTILVGHSLNNDLQALKIEHTRIIDTSLIFKFWSGSNFRRPSLNDLCKSVLKYELRKEGAPHDCLEDARAAMKLALAKIQGVDDNAIPLTQNEVPEADTMKLLCHRIPIGIPGEKLLEIIPGDFTVELKPNKKAGGDRYTALAVFKSKQEADDAFEGLVGDLAKDSSGRPQKLIYFKLDSGVAGSIYVRKMVQDGDKVQVVSNKRPSEDEMPTQPKKLKTEETLKNLTENELPSRLNTDEKPESKESVQCNSCDGYMREIESLKKKLSEREQEISMLHKIIVSQVRKQSDL, encoded by the exons ATGGAGAAGATAGAAAAAGCTACCAAAGAG GTTTTGGTTGACATAGTGAAGTTGGCACAAAAGAGAGGAATGAAAGGTAGTAATGGAGGTTGGAAGGATTTCTTGGCTGTTTATGATAAGAACGGGGTCAGTTTAAGTGATCCCGCACGGCGCTCCGAAGAGGCGTTGATTGGTTTTTTGAAAACATTTACCAATGCTGATGATTTGAAG TTTTTTGAGAAAGTTTTGGAAAATCATGAAAGTTTGGAACATATTAAGAAGAAATCAGATAAACTGTCTCCTGAACAG GAGCTGGTGTACAAGACTATTGGTCATCCACAATATACACTAACTTATACATTTCCGGTACATGAAGAG GGGTGGTTAGTTACAAAGAGTAGAAAAAAGAATAAGGCAACGAGATCTAATACAATGATTGCTGTTGATTGTGAGATGGTACTCTGTGAAGATGGCACCGAGGCCTTGGTTAGGGTTTGTGTCGTTGACCGTGATTTACAG GTAAAACTTGATGAACTTGTTAAACCGGAGAAAGTGGTTACTGATTATCGAACTCATATAACTGGCGTTGCTGCTAAAGACTTAGAAAAAGTAACTTGCTCATTACAAGATGTACAG ATATCTATGATGAAGTTGCTATCAAGAGGAACCATATTGGTTGGGCACAGTCTAAATAATGATTTACAAG CACTCAAGATTGAACACACAAGAATAATTGATACCTCCCTCATCTTCAAATTTTGGAGTGGCTCCAATTTTAGGAGACCCTCTTTAAATGATCTGTGTAAG TCTGTTTTGAAGTATGAACTTCGGAAGGAAGGTGCTCCTCATGATTGTCTGGAGGATGCACGTGCAGCAATGAAACTTGCTCTTGCTAAAATACAAGGGGTAGATGATAACGCTATTCCGTTGACTCAGAATGAA GTACCTGAAGCAGATACAATGAAGCTACTTTGTCACCGCATACCTATCGGCATTCCTGGAGAAAAGTTACTTGAAATTATTCCTGGAGATTTCACAGTTGAATTGAAg CCAAATAAGAAAGCTGGAGGAGACAGATATACAGCTTTAGCAGTTTTTAAGAGCAAACAGGAGGCGGATGACGCTTTTGAGGGGCTTGTTGGTGACCTAGCTAAA GATTCATCTGGGAGGCCACAGAAGTTAATTTACTTTAAACTGGATTCGGGTGTAGCTGGCAGTATTTATGTTCGTAAGATGGTCCAAGATGGCGATAAGGTCCAAGTAGTATCAAATAAGAGGCCATCTGAAGATGAGATGCCTACTCAGCCGAAGAAGTTAAAGACAGAAGAGACACTGAAAAATTTAACGGAAAATGAGTTACCGAGCCGTTTAAATACAGATGAGAAACCAGAATCAAAAGAAAGTGTCCAATGTAACAGCTGTGATGGTTATATGAGAGAAATTGAGAGCCTAAAGAAAAAATTAAGTGAACGAGAGCAAGAGATATCAATGTTACACAAGATCATAGTTTCTCAGGTAAGGAAACAGTCCGATCTCTGA
- the LOC122610115 gene encoding uncharacterized protein LOC122610115 has product MTGVWVSIVKCILKVKVAGTNLVSLFKREVGNGMDIRLWLDPWACNDTLKERFPILFQKDKDKKVCVADGFCWESNKLLGGDINFAPWLRDDTNGEGTSLLQLLDGKQLSGTNDRWIWSRSKDSTFSVKLVKEWLNCDKDYSNRQVFKWCKWVPRKCNIFMWRVGLDRIPTLAALNTRNCRFGSLLCGMCDQHEESVGHLLLECEVAMEFWQKIGDWCKVSPLFFFSTTNLFKAHNVEGLGIKEKSVLKGIVFITCWCIWKARNDLRFANITINVDRIFNDIRSIGFLWYRNRGKHRSIMWNDWCGFNLR; this is encoded by the coding sequence ATGACAGGTGTATGGGTGTCTATTGTGAAATGTATTTTGAAAGTCAAAGTTGCGGGAACTAATTTGGTTTCTTTGTTTAAAAGGGAGGTGGGAAATGGAATGGACATTCGATTATGGTTAGACCCATGGGCATGTAATGATACGTTGAAGGAGAGGTTTcctattttgtttcaaaaagataaagataaaaaggtTTGTGTTGCTGATGGATTTTGCTGGGAGTCCAATAAATTATTGGGTGGCGACATCAACTTTGCTCCTTGGCTAAGGGATGACACAAATGGAGAAGGTACTTCACTGCTTCAATTATTAGACGGGAAGCAACTAAGTGGGACTAACGATAGATGGATTTGGAGCAGAAGCAAGGATTCGACTTTCTCGGTCAAGTTGGTTAAGGAATGGCTGAATTGCGACAAAGACTATAGTAATAGACAAGTTTTTAAATGGTGTAAGTGGGTCCCAAGGAAGTGTAATATCTTTATGTGGCGTGTTGGGTTGGACAGGATTCCGACACTCGCTGCTCTCAATACTAGAAACTGTCGGTTCGGTTCACTGTTATGTGGAATGTGCGACCAACATGAAGAATCAGTTGGTCATTTACTGCTTGAATGCGAAGTGGCTATGGAATTTTGGCAAAAGATTGGAGATTGGTGTAAGGTGTCGCCTCTGTTCTTCTTCTCGACTACTAATTTGTTCAAAGCTCACAACGTTGAGGGACTTGGGATTAAGGAGAAAAGTGTGTTGAAGGGGATCGTTTTTATCACTTGTTGGTGCATTTGGAAAGCTCGCAACGACTTACGGTTTGCCAATATCACTATAAATGTTGACAGGATTTTTAATGACATTAGATCAATTGGTTTTTTATGGTATAGGAATAGAGGTAAACACCGATCAATTATGTGGAACGATTGGTGTGGTTTTAATTTGAGGTAA
- the LOC122579123 gene encoding cyclin-D3-2-like has product MMMNNNTTFAFLEDGLFCDEQEQDLDLDFDDEKIDTNHQILANSTTFLENDLVWEEDELITLLSKQENVGLFLGKWGLISDLSVSRKESVDWMIRVSNHFGFVPMTTILSVNYFDRFLLTPHFQNENKPWMNQLVAVACLSLASKVEEIQPPLLMDLQVEGSKFVFESKTIMKMELLVLSSLEWKMNPVTMVSFFDYISRRLGLITHYQHSEIVRRCERIFLVVINDSRFLAYLPSVMAVATMLLVIKEVDPENAYDYQNQLKGFLQINEEKVDDCTKFILEVSDNHGTSYFIAQKRKYDRAPGSPNGVIDSYFSSDNSSDSWAVASSVSSSPERPVLKKIRAQEQQMRLGPMSHVSVITLNNSS; this is encoded by the exons atgatgatgaacaaCAATACTACATTTGCTTTTCTTGAAGATGGTCTTTTTTGtgatgaacaagaacaagatttagatttggattttgatgatgaaaagatTGATACAAACCATCAAATCTTGGCAAATAGTACTACTTTCCTTGAAAATGATTTAGTATGGGAAGAAGATGAGCTAATTACCCTTTTGTCAAAACAAGAAAATGTTGGTCTTTTTTTAGGAAAATGGGGTTTGATTAGTgatttaagtgtttcaagaaAAGAAAGTGTTGATTGGATGATTAGGGTTAGTAATCATTTTGGTTTTGTTCCAATGACAACTATCTTAAGTGTTAATTACTTTGATAGGTTTTTATTAACCCCACATTTCCAAAATGAAAATAAGCCATGGATGAATCAGCTTGTTGCTGTTGCTTGTCTTTCTTTAGCTTCTAAAGTTGAAGAAATCCAACCTCCTCTTCTTATGGACTTACAA GTGGAAGGATCGAAATTTGTGTTTGAATCAAAGACTATAATGAAAATGGAACTATTGGTGCTCTCTTCTCTTGAATGGAAGATGAATCCGGTAACAATGGTTTCATTTTTCGATTACATATCGAGGAGGCTTGGTTTAATCACTCATTATCAACATTCGGAGATTGTTAGGAGGTGTGAAAGGATCTTTCTTGTTGTTATTAATG ATTCAAGGTTTTTGGCTTATCTTCCGTCTGTGATGGCTGTTGCTACAATGCTCCTTGTGATCAAGGAGGTTGATCCCGAGAATGCATACGATTACCAAAATCAACTCAAGGGTTTTCTTCAAATAAATGAG GAAAAAGTAGACGACTGCACAAAGTTCATCCTGGAAGTATCTGACAATCATGGAACTAGCTACTTCATTGCTCAGAAGCGAAAGTACGATCGTGCTCCTGGAAGCCCAAACGGCGTAATTGATTCTTATTTCAGCAGTGATAACTCTAGTGATTCATGGGCAGTTGCATCATCGGTTTCATCTTCACCAGAACGACCAGTGTTGAAGAAGATCCGGGCTCAGGAGCAGCAGATGAGACTAGGTCCAATGAGTCATGTGTCAGTCATCACCCTTAACAACTCATCCTGA